From a single Planctellipticum variicoloris genomic region:
- a CDS encoding sulfatase, producing the protein MRRPGFLLAALLCFSPALLSAAERPNVVIIITDDQRWNALSLAGDPNLKTPHIDRLAKEGIWFKNAFCTTSLCSPSRASILSGLYAHSHKVVNNFTEYPAALPSFPRQLQGAGYETAYIGKWHMGEDNDEPRPGFNHFITHKGQGKYFDTAFNVDGQGAKVFPGYYTHVVTKMALDWINKPRSQPFLLMLGHKAPHSFYTPEPKYAHVFDDVKFGYPPSAFQLDDKPEWFKTRLNTWHGIYGPLFDFRKKFPDSSPEAVKDFDAMTRSYLATLISVDDSVGQLYAALEKSGQLDKTVIIFTTDNGLLNGEHGMVDKRTAHEPSIRVPLIVRYPGLTPADKPKVVEEMILHTDMAPTILELAGALPLPGIHGRSWATLARAGDPTWRRSFHYEYNYEKQFPYTPNVRAVRSDRWKYIHYPPGDGTPDTHLAELYDLQNDPEESKNLIKLPEYEDRLKSLSAELERLLKATGADPDQMPKDEGIKQELPDLKIR; encoded by the coding sequence ATGCGCCGCCCGGGATTTCTTCTTGCCGCACTCCTCTGCTTCAGTCCCGCACTGCTCTCTGCCGCCGAGCGCCCCAACGTCGTCATCATCATCACCGACGACCAGCGCTGGAATGCTTTGAGTCTCGCCGGCGACCCGAACCTGAAGACGCCGCACATCGACCGGCTTGCCAAAGAAGGGATCTGGTTCAAGAACGCCTTCTGCACCACGTCCCTCTGCTCGCCGAGCCGTGCGTCGATCCTGTCCGGCCTGTACGCGCACAGTCACAAAGTGGTCAACAACTTCACCGAGTACCCCGCCGCTCTCCCCAGCTTTCCCCGGCAACTGCAGGGAGCCGGATATGAAACCGCTTACATCGGCAAGTGGCACATGGGCGAGGACAACGACGAGCCCCGCCCCGGCTTCAACCACTTCATCACGCACAAGGGGCAGGGAAAATACTTCGACACGGCGTTCAACGTCGATGGCCAGGGAGCGAAGGTCTTTCCCGGCTACTACACGCACGTCGTGACGAAAATGGCCCTCGACTGGATCAACAAGCCCCGCTCGCAGCCCTTCCTGCTGATGCTCGGCCACAAGGCCCCGCACAGCTTCTACACCCCCGAGCCAAAATACGCCCACGTCTTCGACGACGTGAAATTCGGCTACCCGCCCTCCGCCTTCCAGCTCGACGACAAGCCGGAGTGGTTCAAGACCCGGCTCAACACCTGGCACGGCATCTACGGGCCGCTGTTTGACTTCCGCAAGAAGTTCCCCGACTCCAGCCCGGAAGCGGTCAAGGACTTCGATGCGATGACCCGCTCCTACCTGGCCACGCTGATCAGCGTCGACGACAGCGTGGGACAGCTCTACGCCGCCCTGGAGAAGTCCGGCCAGCTCGACAAGACGGTGATCATCTTCACGACCGACAACGGCCTGCTCAACGGCGAACACGGCATGGTCGACAAGCGGACGGCCCACGAGCCGAGCATTCGCGTCCCCCTCATCGTCCGCTATCCGGGTCTGACGCCGGCCGACAAGCCGAAGGTCGTCGAAGAAATGATCCTGCATACCGACATGGCCCCGACAATCCTGGAACTGGCCGGCGCGCTTCCGCTGCCGGGCATCCACGGCCGTTCCTGGGCGACGCTCGCCCGGGCCGGCGACCCGACCTGGCGACGGAGTTTTCATTACGAATACAACTACGAGAAACAGTTCCCCTATACGCCAAACGTGCGGGCGGTCCGCAGCGACCGCTGGAAGTACATCCATTACCCGCCCGGCGACGGCACTCCGGACACCCACCTGGCGGAGCTGTACGACCTGCAAAACGACCCCGAGGAATCGAAGAACCTGATCAAGCTCCCCGAGTACGAAGACCGCCTGAAATCCCTGAGCGCAGAACTGGAACGTCTGCTGAAGGCGACGGGGGCCGATCCGGACCAGATGCCGAAGGACGAGGGAATCAAGCAGGAGCTGCCGGATTTGAAGATTCGGTGA